AGTCCACTAGACTTCCTGTTATCACTGTTCACTATGAGACACAGTCCACTAGACTTCCTGTTATCACTGTTCACTATGAGACACAGTCCACTAGACTTCCTGTTATCACTGTTCACTATGAGACACAGTCCACTAGACTTCCTGTTATCACTGTTCACTATGAGGACACAGTCCACTAGACTTCCTGTTATCACTGTTCCCTATGAGACACAGTCCACTAGACTTCCTGTTATCACTGTTCACTATGAGACACAGTCCACTAGACTTCCTGTTATCACTGTTCACTATGAGACACAGTCCACTAGACTTCCTGTTATCACTGTTCACTATGAGACACAGTCCACTAGACTTCCTGTTATCACTGTTCACTATGAGACACAGTCCACTAGACTTCCTGTTATCACTGTTCACTATGAGACACAGTCCACTAGACTTCCTGTTATCACTGTTCACTATGAGGACACAGTCCACTAGACTTCCTGTTATCACTGTTCACTATGAGACACAGTCCACTAGACTTCCTGTTATCACTGTTCACTATAAGACACAGTCCACTAGACTTCCTGTTATCACTGTTCCCTATGAGACACAGTCCACTAGACTTCCTGTTATCACTGTTCACTATGAGACACAGTCCACTAGACTTCCTGTTATCACTGTTCCCTAGAGGTCAACAGAGATGTGGTACAAGATGGCTGAACATTGCAAATATGGGACAGAAGTGATGAGGTTACAATATGATCGGGCTGAATTTGACTTTGGCTGAAACGCGCTACATTTTTATTTGTTTCATCATTCTATCATTGTTTCTCTCATAACCTCATCCTCTCTGTTCTCCGTCCAATCAGGAAACTGGCTCTGAAGTTCCACCCAGACAAGAACCCAGACAACCCCGAGGCTGCTGATAAGTTTAAGGAGATCAACAACGCCCACGCCATCCTGAACGACTGTACCAAGAGGAACATCTATGATAAGTACGGCTCCCTGGGTCTCTACGTGGCCGAACAGTTTGGAGAGGACAACGTCAACACCTACTTTGTCCTCTCCTCCTGGTGGGCTAAGGTAAGACgacgtgtgtctctgtctctgatcgCCAAATGGTACCCTAGTAAATGTAGTGATAGATGTGGAGTTGTGATGAGTCCCCAGTAAATGTAGTGATAGATGTGGAGTTGTGATGAGTCCCCAGTACATTTTGTGATAGATGTGGAGTTGTGATGAGTCCCCAGTAAATGTAGTGATAGATGCAGAGTTGTGATGAGTCCCCAGTACATTTTGTGATAGATGTGGAGTTGTGATGAGTCCCCAGTACATTTTGTGATAGATGTGGAGTTGTGATGAGTCCCCAGTACATTTTGTGATAGATGTGGAGTTGTGATGAGTCCCCAGTACATTTTGTGATAGATGTGGAGTTGTGATGAGTCCCCAGTAAATGTAGTGATAGATGTGGAGTTGTGATGAGTCCCCAGTAAATGTAGTGATAGATGTGGAGTTGTGATGAGTCCCCAGTAAATGTAGTGATAGATGCGGAGTTGTGATGAGTCCCAGTTAAATGTAGTGATAGATGCAGAGTTGTGATGAGTCCCCAGTACATTTCACCCCTCAAGATCAGTTTGTGTGTCTCATCTCtcacctccttccctctccctgacGGTCTCCTCTGTCTGCAGGGCCTGTTCATCTTCTGTGGCTTGGCCACTGGCTGCTACTTCTGCTGTTGTTTGTGTtgctgctgtaactgctgctgtgGGAAGTGTAAACCGCGGCCGCCCATGGACCAGGAACCAGAGTTCTACGTCTCCCCTGAAGACCTGGAGGCACAGATGCAGTCTGACGAGAGAGGTGAGgagtttaatcaatcaatcaatcaatcaatcaatagaaCTAAAGATGAGAGGTGAGGAGTTTAATCAATCAGTATTTTTTTAAGTAGAGTGGATTTTCACTTGGTTGAATGAAGGGAAGACCGATAGAGGTGATTTGATC
This portion of the Coregonus clupeaformis isolate EN_2021a chromosome 24, ASM2061545v1, whole genome shotgun sequence genome encodes:
- the LOC121537754 gene encoding dnaJ homolog subfamily C member 5-like, which produces MAAEAQRQRSLSTSGDSLYLVLGIDKNATPEDIKKSYRKLALKFHPDKNPDNPEAADKFKEINNAHAILNDCTKRNIYDKYGSLGLYVAEQFGEDNVNTYFVLSSWWAKGLFIFCGLATGCYFCCCLCCCCNCCCGKCKPRPPMDQEPEFYVSPEDLEAQMQSDERDVGGDPIMMQPSGTETTRLTSDNHSSYRTDIGNN